AAATTTACAAACTGTAGTACCTAAGTGGGAAAAAAATACGATTCCACGTTTCAATACGACGACTCTAATGCCACCTACGATTTCTGTATAAGCTTAAGTTATTTTCTTGTAAGGAGTACATGTTATGACAGTAGCCTTTTCCGAGATGCTACTTGTTAAACCTTACCGGAGAGGCCTCCATAGCAAAACCCTACACTCACCATCCGACAGCCTTTTTGTCAACAGGGCACTTTCCATTCTCAAAGGCCACGACCCAATTCCTTTGAACTCCTTATCTTCCCAATTTACCCCTCAATATGCTTCTTCCTTACTTTTCCAATGCCAGTTTGATAAACCCCTTGCTCTAAGATTCATTAACTGGGCACGTAACCGCCATTTCTTCAACAACCTTCAATGCAAATGCATTTCCATTCATATCCTCACTCGTTTCAAGCTCTACAAAACTGCTCAGTCCCTTGCTCAAGACATCGCTTTGAAATTCGAGGGTGAAACCGTCTTTTCCACTCTCAGGGATACTTACCATTCTTGCAAGTCCAGTTCTGCTGTCTTTGATTTGATGGTAAAATCTTATTCTCATTTGAAAATGATTGATAGAGCTATGAATGTGTTTGAATTAGCTAAGTCTAATGGGTTTATGCTTACTGTTTTATCGTATAATTCCATTCTTGATGCGTTGATCAGGGTTTCCTGTAATGGGGGGTCTTTTGAATTAGCTCTAAAGTTTtatgatgatatggttaaatctGGGGTTTCACCCAATGTGTATACTTATAATATTATGATCCGAGGGCTTTGTCGGAAAGGGGATTTGCAAAAGGGTTTGGTTGTTTTCGATGAGATGGAAAAAAGTGGCTGCTTGAGAAATGTTGTAACTTATAACACCGTAATAGGTGGTTATTGTAAGATAGGTAAGGTTGATGAGGCAGTCGAATTGTTGAAACTGATGCAAGTTAGGAATTTGGAACCGAGTGTGGTCACGTATAATGCTATTATTAATGGGTTGTGTCGAGGAGGAAGGATGAAAGAGACGAGTGAGATTTTGGAAGAGATGAGGGGAAGGGGATTAATGCCTGACGAGGTGACATATAACACACTGGTAAATGGCTACTGTAGGGAGGGTAATTTTCATCAAGCACTTGTTTTGCATTCGGAAATGTTAAGGAATGGGTTGTCTCCAGATGTTGTGACCTATACTTCTTTGATTAATAGCATGTGCAAAACCGGGAATTTGCAACGTGCAATGGAATTCTTCGATCAATTGCGTGCTAGAGGGTTATATCCCAATGATAGAACTTACACAACATTGATTGTTGGCTTTTCTCAGCAGGGTTTTATGAATGAGGCTTATAAAGTTTTGAATGAAATGATTTCAAATGGCTTTTCCCCTTCAATTGTGACTTATAATGCTTTAATTAATGGGCATTGTGCAGTGGGCAGGATGGAAGATGCTCTAAGTGTGACTCAAGAGATGGAACGGAGAAGGCTTGTCCCAGATGTTGTAACTTATAGTACAATAATATCTGGATTTTGTAGAAATGGTGAGTTGGAAAGAGCATTCGGTGTTAAGAAGCAGATGGTTGACAAAGGAGTTTTACCTGATGTTATTACTTATTCATCCCTAATCCAAGGTCTTTGTCAGCAGCAAAGGCTGACTGAAGCTTGTGAACTTTTCCAAGAGATGTTGAGAGTAGGTCCACAACCTGATAAGTTTACATATACTACACTTATTGGTGCATACTGTGCAACTGGGGATATCAAAGGTGCTCTTCACCTGCATAACGAAATGATCTGTAAGGGTTTCTTTCCTGATGTTGTCACTTACAGTGTCCTAATCAATGGGCTTAACAAACAAGCTCGCACTAGGGAAGCAAAGCGGCTTCTGTTCAAGTTGTTGTATGAGCAATCAGTGCCGAATAGTGTCACTTATGACATGCTGATAGAAAGTTGCAGAgatcttgaatttaagagtgcgGTAGATCTTATTAAAGGATTCTGCATGAAAGGTTTGTTGAATGAAGCTGACCGAGTTTTTGAGTTGATGCTGCAAAAACACAAGAAGCCAAGTGAAGCAGCTTATAACCTACTTATACACGGTCATTCCAGGGGTGGGAATATGCATAGAGCCTTGAATCTTTACAGAGAAATGGTGAATCTTGGCTTTGTTCCTCATACAGTAAGCATTATTGGGCTGATGAAAGAACTTTTTAATGAAGGGATGAGTGAAGAATTAAACCAAGTAATTCAAAGCACGTTGGAAACCTGTAAACTTGCTGATGGTGAGCTAGCTAAAGTTATTGTTGAGGTGAACTACAAGGAAGGAAACATGGATGCAGTATTCAATGCGCTTACTGATATGGCCAAGGATGGCCTTCTTCCAAATAGTGGGAAAACCGCTTTTTGTCGCATGCCACAATAAAGTAACTATCATCTACAAATAATCACACAACTTTTGCCATGCATGAGGTAGAGTGCATCAAGCAGCAGGAAACGTGGTCGCAAGTTGCAACAAATTGATTCCCTCTCCTTTGGGTTTATCATGCCATTGTGAACGTGGGAGAATGAGTTGCTGGAGAGCCATTACTTTACTCAGATAAACAACATTCTTTCGAGACGGTTTAATTCCCACTTTGCTTGTAAATTGAACAACTTCTCACATGCTAGAAGGTCAGATattaaactcttttatttttGGACTTAGCACATACCTcaatttttgtttatttttccTGCACATTAACTTCGGCATAAACAGACTTTTTATACTTTCTTGAAGAATTTTAAATATATTTAGTTTTAGGTTCTCATGCTTGGGAATTTCAATGTACAAATGCAAAGTTTTTGGGTTTTTTCTCTTCCCAGCATCTGTGTCACAAATTCCATCTAATGCATTGCCTATTCTGCATGCTGATTAACTGGCCTTGTCAACTGATGCACCTATGTTCCTATTGTCTATCTCTATTACATCTGCTATATTTTATTGGTAGGTCAGTTCCATATTCCAGCAACGCATTGACAAAAGGCTGAACAGACGTTTTGAATTCCTTCCAGCTACAAGTAGGGTGCTTATTTGAACAGGTGAAACAAGACGCAGAGAAGGAATTCCAGGTATGATATCTTTCGATAATACGTTTGGTTCTCATAGTACAACTACATTAGACAATGACATGATTGTAGATGAAAGAGCAATATAATTATTCCTAAACAAACCATGCTGTTATTGTTTAACTCTTGTTGCCAGTAATTTAATTCATCTTTATGGGATGGTTAAGAACAAAGATACTTTAATCGAATTGTCACATGTTAAAGGCCCAGAACACTAGCCCAGATGGTCATACTTGAAGTCTTGGTCATAATGTAAAATGGTATTAACATCCTTTGAATTTCTCAGGGTCATTGGTCGTGAAGTTCCGCTATAGAAGCTGGTGCATGTTGCTTCTAGTGTGGGATGTACCTAATGTTGGTGCTCAGTGTCAAGCTTGTGAAGCTGCGCATTTTAATACCAGTTAAATCAGTCCTTTGTTGCATTTTCACAAAGGATCCGTGGCAAGCCTGTCAGACCTGATTGCTTCATAGAGTGCGAAATAGAAATCGTATCTGAAGTTCTCCATTGAATCTGAGAGCTTATTGTCTGAAGTAAGAACCAACACTTATATACAAAGGACTGGACGTTGATTATTTGGTCAAACATTGGCGGCTTCTTCTGTTCTTCATTGCAACATCAGCAAATTCATTCTCAAAGGAAGCTCTGAAGCTACTTGGATGGGCATAGTCCTTCAAGATCATGTCACCTGTTCTTTGGAAAGTCTAGTTGCGGTTTATTATTTGCTTTAACGCAGTTCTGTCCATTAGGACATTATATTTGGTTCACATCTGTTTTATTGCTAGTCTTCTACTTCCAGGGAAACACAACAGATGAAATGGGCTGTCCAGCTCTGTCCTATAGAACCGATAGTTTCCCTGGTTGTAACAAGTCCGTTGTTAAACCTCCTCTCCTCCTCCCCACCCTCCCAAAAACCCTGCCCCAGGGAAAAAG
The sequence above is a segment of the Lycium barbarum isolate Lr01 chromosome 6, ASM1917538v2, whole genome shotgun sequence genome. Coding sequences within it:
- the LOC132599062 gene encoding pentatricopeptide repeat-containing protein At5g39710, coding for MTVAFSEMLLVKPYRRGLHSKTLHSPSDSLFVNRALSILKGHDPIPLNSLSSQFTPQYASSLLFQCQFDKPLALRFINWARNRHFFNNLQCKCISIHILTRFKLYKTAQSLAQDIALKFEGETVFSTLRDTYHSCKSSSAVFDLMVKSYSHLKMIDRAMNVFELAKSNGFMLTVLSYNSILDALIRVSCNGGSFELALKFYDDMVKSGVSPNVYTYNIMIRGLCRKGDLQKGLVVFDEMEKSGCLRNVVTYNTVIGGYCKIGKVDEAVELLKLMQVRNLEPSVVTYNAIINGLCRGGRMKETSEILEEMRGRGLMPDEVTYNTLVNGYCREGNFHQALVLHSEMLRNGLSPDVVTYTSLINSMCKTGNLQRAMEFFDQLRARGLYPNDRTYTTLIVGFSQQGFMNEAYKVLNEMISNGFSPSIVTYNALINGHCAVGRMEDALSVTQEMERRRLVPDVVTYSTIISGFCRNGELERAFGVKKQMVDKGVLPDVITYSSLIQGLCQQQRLTEACELFQEMLRVGPQPDKFTYTTLIGAYCATGDIKGALHLHNEMICKGFFPDVVTYSVLINGLNKQARTREAKRLLFKLLYEQSVPNSVTYDMLIESCRDLEFKSAVDLIKGFCMKGLLNEADRVFELMLQKHKKPSEAAYNLLIHGHSRGGNMHRALNLYREMVNLGFVPHTVSIIGLMKELFNEGMSEELNQVIQSTLETCKLADGELAKVIVEVNYKEGNMDAVFNALTDMAKDGLLPNSGKTAFCRMPQ